The following are encoded together in the Nodosilinea sp. PGN35 genome:
- a CDS encoding CAP domain-containing protein: protein MNDMDTLGQFFRRASVLQRQVLRLTQRRRGLALGLAVAAIAALPIPSAADRPAAARVANLGEAGDSGDFWIQPDGNTRPGRVARGAIMRDGGRLSVPTEEYWAAFAFVGGGDRYSNLLVKTHNRGTYTFPCRIRGNFIIGWSGAGSPGSGQRACSQGDDGILEIDRSSNRQTSLSLPQSSVGVKQAGTPAADANLSVEPGQSQTVIRVISRPLTTQVTEYRLVECSPEICSPEDGSHITLEDKVAVETERVTIEVLEGDVAVQAEGEPSATTVRKGQRYVYPNPALDAFDPGQAGSSCEMLRFLNPAYWVDDELPPALAAGIAAQLKAHRDALGVSGRPPNNLSALEQAVVAELNRVRTNPQGYADLIEANKQDFYNNWLQLRGYSLNPGERRRLVDEAIASLRQRSSLPKLDVSDGMSRGNRDHVVDQGRSGLKRGHTGDNLSGPGQRLSAYGSVRNCGIRDEASYENVTYVDSPTAQRVVMEMLIGDNIAQAGYEDAGDRDNLFNPDFQVIGVACGTHRYLRNMCVITYASGYLEGNSQ from the coding sequence ATGAACGATATGGACACATTAGGACAATTTTTCCGACGGGCCAGCGTACTTCAGCGGCAGGTGCTGCGGTTGACCCAGCGGCGGCGCGGTCTTGCATTGGGGTTGGCTGTTGCCGCGATCGCCGCCCTCCCGATCCCGAGTGCTGCCGATCGCCCCGCCGCCGCCCGCGTGGCCAACCTTGGCGAAGCAGGCGACAGCGGCGACTTTTGGATTCAGCCCGACGGCAATACTCGTCCTGGCCGCGTAGCCCGTGGGGCAATAATGCGGGACGGCGGCCGATTGTCTGTGCCCACAGAAGAGTACTGGGCAGCCTTTGCCTTTGTAGGCGGCGGCGATCGCTACAGCAACTTGCTGGTCAAGACCCACAACCGTGGCACCTACACCTTTCCCTGCCGAATTCGCGGCAATTTTATCATTGGCTGGAGCGGTGCCGGTTCCCCTGGCAGTGGACAGAGGGCCTGTAGCCAGGGCGATGACGGCATCCTCGAGATTGATCGATCCAGCAATCGTCAAACGAGTCTGTCTCTCCCACAATCCTCGGTGGGGGTTAAACAAGCAGGCACCCCGGCGGCAGATGCTAACTTATCGGTCGAACCGGGTCAGTCTCAAACAGTGATTCGGGTGATCAGCAGGCCGCTAACCACTCAGGTCACCGAATATCGTCTGGTCGAATGCAGTCCAGAGATTTGTTCTCCAGAGGACGGTTCTCACATTACCCTCGAAGACAAGGTAGCTGTAGAAACAGAGCGCGTCACCATCGAGGTTTTAGAAGGGGACGTAGCTGTTCAGGCAGAGGGAGAGCCCAGTGCCACCACAGTCCGCAAGGGACAGCGCTATGTCTACCCCAATCCCGCCCTAGATGCCTTTGACCCCGGCCAAGCCGGGAGTTCCTGCGAAATGCTGCGGTTTCTCAATCCCGCCTATTGGGTAGATGATGAACTACCTCCAGCGTTGGCCGCTGGCATTGCCGCCCAGCTTAAAGCCCACCGCGATGCCCTGGGGGTATCTGGTCGCCCACCAAACAATCTCTCTGCCTTAGAACAGGCTGTTGTTGCTGAACTCAATCGAGTCAGAACTAACCCTCAAGGCTATGCAGATTTGATTGAAGCCAACAAGCAAGACTTTTACAACAATTGGCTCCAACTGCGGGGCTACTCCCTGAATCCTGGTGAGCGTCGTCGCCTGGTGGATGAGGCGATCGCTTCTCTGCGTCAACGCTCCTCCTTGCCAAAGCTAGATGTCTCTGATGGCATGTCTCGGGGTAATCGAGATCATGTTGTGGATCAGGGTCGCAGTGGCCTTAAACGTGGCCATACCGGAGACAATCTCAGTGGGCCGGGGCAGCGCCTGTCTGCCTATGGCAGCGTGCGAAATTGCGGCATACGCGACGAAGCTAGCTATGAGAATGTAACTTATGTAGACTCGCCCACCGCCCAGCGGGTAGTGATGGAAATGCTGATTGGCGATAACATAGCCCAGGCCGGGTATGAAGATGCTGGCGATCGCGACAATCTCTTTAACCCTGACTTTCAAGTGATAGGTGTGGCCTGCGGTACCCATCGCTATCTCCGCAATATGTGCGTTATTACCTACGCCAGCGGGTACTTGGAGGGCAATAGTCAATAA
- a CDS encoding CAP domain-containing protein — protein MKPSSNRPPLLLKAMALGRSRRLVRAGSALGLASVTLLSAGLVASANRPMTARILDFHGSGSNFWIRSSSGARADSVTRQAEIYDGGSLSVPDRNHWASFGFFGGDQRYRGLLVKTYDWGIYTFACRIQGHHIVGWSGSNGRPCSRGDHGIQIQRARADNSAGNPISRLLDFAKQASSISDLSIEPGEQLTLIRTQQSANNAAAVTVEVFQGSVDIEAPNLPQSGSVVAGQKYSSPSGTITPFNASAEANTCEMLRFLNPFYWSAENTPEEIRRPMADQLRQYREALGVSGQSPNLPGLEQGVVDEMNRARTNPALYAELLAERRQYFRGNRLELPGQVPLVTNEGSAAYDEAIAFLRATRTLPPLTASAGLSQAAQDLVAVQTREGGIGHGTGATDMSNRLARHGTVGCASGENVSYGSGNARDVVIQLIVDDGLPSRKHREIMFNPDFQVTGAACGSHPQWRSMCAITYANGYLEAGR, from the coding sequence ATGAAACCCTCGTCAAATCGTCCACCGCTGCTGTTGAAGGCGATGGCCCTGGGGCGATCGCGCCGATTGGTTCGCGCGGGTTCTGCCCTTGGCTTGGCTAGCGTCACCCTGCTATCGGCGGGTCTAGTTGCCTCTGCCAATCGCCCCATGACCGCCCGTATCCTAGATTTTCACGGCAGCGGATCCAACTTTTGGATTAGAAGTAGCTCTGGGGCTCGAGCTGACAGCGTGACCAGACAGGCCGAAATATATGACGGTGGTTCCCTATCGGTTCCAGACCGCAACCACTGGGCCTCCTTTGGCTTTTTTGGCGGCGATCAGCGCTACAGAGGTCTGCTTGTCAAGACCTACGATTGGGGAATCTACACCTTTGCCTGTCGCATTCAGGGTCACCACATCGTTGGTTGGAGTGGCAGCAATGGGCGACCTTGCAGTCGAGGCGACCACGGCATTCAAATTCAGCGGGCCAGGGCAGATAACTCGGCGGGCAATCCTATCTCGCGATTGCTGGATTTTGCTAAACAGGCCAGCAGCATTAGCGACCTCAGCATCGAACCGGGCGAGCAGCTCACCCTAATTCGCACGCAGCAATCCGCTAACAACGCAGCGGCGGTTACCGTTGAGGTATTTCAGGGCAGTGTCGATATTGAAGCACCCAACCTGCCTCAGTCAGGCTCCGTGGTGGCGGGGCAAAAATACAGTTCTCCTAGCGGCACAATCACCCCTTTTAACGCCAGTGCCGAGGCTAACACCTGCGAGATGCTTCGATTTCTCAATCCCTTTTACTGGTCGGCAGAGAATACCCCTGAGGAGATTCGTCGCCCCATGGCCGATCAGCTGCGGCAGTACCGAGAAGCCCTTGGGGTCTCTGGCCAGTCGCCAAACCTCCCTGGTTTAGAGCAAGGGGTGGTAGACGAAATGAACCGGGCACGCACCAACCCTGCACTCTATGCTGAGCTGTTGGCCGAGCGTCGTCAGTATTTTCGGGGGAATCGCCTAGAGCTACCCGGGCAAGTGCCGCTGGTAACCAATGAGGGAAGTGCAGCCTACGACGAGGCGATCGCATTCCTCCGCGCTACCCGTACTCTGCCCCCGCTGACCGCCTCGGCGGGGCTGTCCCAAGCAGCCCAAGACCTGGTGGCAGTTCAGACTAGGGAAGGTGGTATTGGCCACGGCACTGGGGCAACAGATATGAGTAACCGCTTGGCTCGTCACGGCACCGTGGGCTGCGCCTCTGGGGAAAACGTGTCCTACGGATCTGGCAATGCCCGCGATGTGGTGATCCAGCTGATTGTGGATGACGGCCTCCCCAGCCGTAAACACCGCGAAATTATGTTTAATCCAGACTTTCAGGTCACTGGAGCCGCCTGTGGCTCACATCCGCAGTGGCGCAGCATGTGCGCTATCACCTATGCCAACGGTTACCTAGAAGCCGGTCGGTAA
- a CDS encoding ATP-binding protein, which translates to MLFAERQHLAQTLSNLSSAEFEQIGFTLNVPRSIMPAATAPQGERAAALLAWVETTGPGLTILQDVLGQISGKERPDRPAHCPYKGLSYFDCNGEDYQNFYGREALTQVLLDKVTHGNFLALVGASGSGKSSVLRAGLLQQLKDKGGYEIRILVPGEHPLQSLALAFVEAGWNRLDRAEQQQKAKRLIQSGAEGLCALVETSLAEKVVLVVDQFEEAFAPHQDTTERLAFFETLLGGLDAAGTKLCLILAMRSDFVGKCFEQHYGGLARWVQKHLEPVLPMTQEELTRAIEEPARQSGVGLEPGLTRAMLDDLQQAPGRLPLLQYTLTELWHGQQNHQLTFSTYHQLGGVAGALKQRADDAYSSLTLEQQQTAKHIFMNLTHLGEGAEDTRRRVTQASLVTPQHPEARVAEVVKHLADANLVVTDDQGELAQGQPKVTVEVAHEALIRSWPQLREWLDDDRKALIQQRSLEQAAQEWDHHSRAQGYLLSGKKLADAVEYDRHYKTTFGLSDRAQDLLRHSRHRQRRDRVAIATLVVGISSLAVIAQGQRSQRQFQEQYAAVLVGAETSPPLVQVLPRALATAERQAARENINAAIESYKALLIATRRFESAAQGPEGGFQAGDRQIIQTTAQQAEANLADLLAQHYLPAVAQDLDQQQWGSLIDGTLLTDYEDQYEPGALRSTYTLLMRTPGLKADLNDNGVLDATEAFLIPCPTLVALETLWRQATNNRCGFRAEDDDYFDDNCGELLGHTLSDRIFSRSDSFIERAAFCRIPGLPP; encoded by the coding sequence ATGCTATTTGCCGAACGCCAGCATCTTGCCCAAACCCTGAGTAATCTATCTTCCGCTGAGTTCGAGCAGATTGGGTTTACGCTCAATGTGCCCAGGAGTATCATGCCAGCCGCCACGGCACCCCAGGGAGAACGGGCTGCTGCGCTGTTGGCCTGGGTCGAAACCACTGGGCCGGGGTTGACGATACTGCAAGACGTGCTGGGCCAGATTTCAGGCAAAGAACGTCCTGACCGACCCGCCCATTGCCCCTACAAGGGACTGTCTTACTTCGACTGCAATGGTGAAGACTACCAAAACTTTTATGGGCGCGAGGCTCTGACTCAGGTATTGCTCGACAAAGTCACCCACGGCAACTTTCTAGCCCTTGTAGGGGCATCGGGCAGCGGCAAGTCTTCGGTGTTGAGGGCTGGGCTGTTGCAACAGCTGAAAGATAAAGGCGGCTACGAAATCCGCATTCTGGTGCCCGGGGAGCACCCGTTACAGAGCCTGGCACTGGCCTTTGTGGAGGCCGGATGGAACCGTCTGGATCGCGCTGAGCAGCAGCAAAAAGCAAAACGGCTGATTCAATCTGGTGCTGAGGGGCTGTGCGCTTTGGTCGAAACCTCTTTGGCTGAGAAAGTGGTTTTGGTAGTGGATCAGTTTGAAGAGGCATTTGCACCGCATCAAGACACCACTGAGCGGCTAGCTTTCTTTGAAACCCTGCTGGGAGGTCTAGATGCTGCTGGAACAAAGCTCTGTCTGATTTTGGCGATGCGCTCGGACTTTGTGGGCAAATGCTTTGAACAGCACTATGGCGGGCTTGCCCGGTGGGTGCAAAAGCATCTAGAACCCGTTCTACCGATGACCCAGGAAGAGTTGACCCGAGCCATTGAAGAGCCAGCCCGGCAAAGCGGCGTTGGTTTAGAGCCGGGGCTAACTCGGGCCATGCTTGACGACCTACAGCAAGCGCCGGGCAGGCTGCCGCTGCTGCAATACACCCTGACAGAGCTATGGCATGGGCAGCAAAACCACCAGCTGACGTTCTCAACCTACCACCAACTGGGCGGGGTAGCGGGAGCGCTCAAGCAACGAGCAGACGACGCGTATAGTTCTCTCACCCTTGAACAGCAGCAGACCGCAAAACACATTTTTATGAACCTCACCCACCTGGGGGAAGGAGCCGAAGACACCCGCCGTCGGGTGACCCAAGCCAGCCTGGTGACCCCGCAGCACCCAGAGGCACGGGTGGCGGAGGTAGTAAAGCATCTGGCGGACGCCAACTTGGTCGTGACCGATGATCAGGGCGAGCTAGCCCAGGGTCAACCTAAGGTAACGGTTGAGGTGGCCCACGAAGCCCTGATCCGCAGCTGGCCACAGCTGCGGGAGTGGTTAGACGACGATCGCAAAGCTCTGATTCAACAGCGCTCTTTGGAGCAAGCGGCCCAGGAGTGGGATCACCATAGCCGAGCCCAGGGCTATCTACTGTCGGGGAAAAAGCTTGCGGATGCGGTGGAGTACGATCGCCACTACAAGACTACCTTTGGGCTATCTGACCGAGCCCAGGATTTGCTGCGCCACAGTCGCCATCGGCAGCGGAGGGATCGGGTTGCGATCGCGACCCTCGTAGTCGGCATCTCCAGCCTGGCGGTCATCGCCCAGGGGCAGCGATCGCAGCGCCAGTTTCAGGAGCAGTACGCGGCGGTGCTGGTGGGGGCTGAAACCAGCCCGCCTCTAGTGCAGGTTTTACCCAGGGCCCTGGCAACGGCTGAACGACAGGCCGCACGGGAAAACATCAATGCCGCCATCGAATCCTACAAAGCGTTGCTGATCGCTACCCGTCGCTTTGAGAGCGCGGCCCAAGGGCCAGAGGGTGGCTTTCAGGCGGGCGATCGCCAAATCATTCAAACCACTGCCCAACAAGCTGAGGCCAACCTGGCCGATCTGCTGGCGCAGCACTACCTACCTGCGGTGGCTCAAGACCTGGATCAACAGCAGTGGGGCAGCCTAATTGACGGCACGTTGCTAACGGACTACGAAGATCAGTACGAGCCGGGAGCCCTGCGCAGCACCTACACCCTGCTAATGCGCACACCGGGGCTAAAGGCCGATCTCAACGACAACGGCGTGCTCGATGCAACGGAAGCGTTTTTGATTCCCTGCCCTACCCTTGTGGCCCTGGAGACCCTATGGCGGCAGGCAACCAACAATCGCTGCGGGTTCCGGGCCGAGGACGACGACTATTTCGACGACAACTGTGGTGAGCTTTTGGGCCATACCCTCAGCGATCGCATCTTTAGCCGCTCTGACAGTTTTATTGAACGCGCTGCCTTCTGTCGTATCCCAGGATTACCCCCATGA
- a CDS encoding trimeric intracellular cation channel family protein yields MEYWLAQVGVAVFAVSGVLSAARQRLDIFSIVVVGLLTAIGGGTLRDVILNVPVFWLLDLTAFWVALGASFATFLGIRFILKLPLRLLSYLDAMGVALFAVQAIDKTLLFGYPAAVAVVMGLITSIAGGIVRDVVTHRPTLLLSRELYATPIVLGGILYVVLLHLIPSPFCRLIAMGVIFGMRAIAIRWQLFLPLRLTLKIDLDQERPS; encoded by the coding sequence ATGGAATACTGGTTGGCCCAGGTGGGGGTGGCGGTATTTGCCGTCTCTGGGGTGCTGTCGGCAGCTCGGCAGCGCCTCGATATTTTTAGCATTGTGGTGGTGGGGCTGCTGACGGCGATCGGCGGCGGCACCCTGCGGGACGTGATTCTCAATGTGCCGGTCTTCTGGCTGCTGGATCTGACGGCGTTTTGGGTGGCCCTGGGGGCGTCCTTTGCTACGTTCCTGGGCATTCGCTTTATTCTCAAGCTGCCGCTGCGGCTGCTCTCCTACCTCGACGCCATGGGGGTGGCGCTGTTTGCCGTCCAGGCCATTGATAAGACGCTGCTGTTTGGCTACCCCGCTGCCGTGGCGGTGGTGATGGGCCTGATTACCAGCATCGCCGGGGGCATTGTGCGCGATGTGGTGACCCATCGGCCCACCCTACTGCTGTCGCGGGAACTGTACGCCACCCCCATTGTGCTGGGCGGCATACTCTACGTGGTGCTGCTGCACCTGATACCCTCTCCCTTTTGTCGATTGATTGCCATGGGGGTGATTTTTGGCATGCGGGCGATCGCCATTCGCTGGCAGCTGTTTTTGCCCCTGCGGCTCACCCTCAAAATTGACTTAGATCAAGAGAGGCCCAGTTGA
- the recA gene encoding recombinase RecA, giving the protein MASKNNDVTEKQKALSLVLNQIERNFGKGAIMRLGEASRMTVETIPTGALTLDLALGGGLPKGRVIEIYGPESSGKTTVALHALAEVQKSGGVAAFVDAEHALDPVYAKALGVNIDELLVSQPDTGEMGLEVVDQLVRSAAVDVVVVDSVAALVPRAEIEGEMGDAHVGLQARLMSQALRKITGSIGKSQCTVIFLNQLRQKIGISYGNPEVTTGGNALKFYASVRLDIRRIQTLKKGTEEYGIRAKVKIAKNKVAPPFRIAEFDILFGQGISTMGCLVDLAEQTDVITRKGAWYSYDGDNIGQGRDNTVQRLIDDAAFAARVEAQVREKLAINGAPVVVEDPDEAVGDEFDAAEL; this is encoded by the coding sequence ATGGCATCTAAAAACAACGACGTCACCGAAAAGCAAAAAGCCCTTTCGCTAGTGCTCAACCAGATTGAGCGCAACTTTGGCAAAGGGGCCATTATGCGCCTGGGGGAAGCCAGCCGCATGACCGTCGAAACCATTCCCACCGGGGCGCTCACCCTTGACCTGGCCCTGGGGGGCGGGCTGCCTAAGGGGCGGGTGATTGAGATCTACGGCCCCGAAAGCTCCGGCAAAACCACGGTTGCCCTCCACGCCCTGGCCGAGGTGCAGAAATCTGGCGGCGTGGCCGCCTTTGTCGATGCCGAGCACGCCCTTGACCCCGTCTACGCCAAGGCCCTGGGGGTAAACATTGACGAGCTGCTGGTCTCCCAGCCCGACACGGGGGAAATGGGTCTGGAGGTGGTCGATCAGCTGGTGCGCTCCGCCGCCGTCGATGTGGTGGTGGTGGACTCCGTAGCGGCCCTGGTGCCCCGCGCCGAAATTGAGGGCGAAATGGGCGATGCCCACGTCGGCCTCCAGGCCCGCCTGATGAGTCAGGCGCTGCGCAAGATTACCGGCAGCATCGGCAAATCGCAGTGTACGGTGATCTTCCTCAATCAGCTGCGGCAGAAAATTGGCATTTCCTACGGCAATCCGGAGGTCACCACCGGGGGCAATGCCCTCAAGTTCTACGCTTCGGTGCGCCTCGATATTCGCCGTATTCAAACCCTGAAGAAAGGCACCGAAGAGTACGGCATTCGCGCCAAGGTCAAGATCGCCAAAAATAAGGTGGCACCGCCCTTTCGCATTGCCGAGTTTGACATTCTCTTTGGCCAAGGCATCTCAACGATGGGCTGCCTGGTTGACCTGGCCGAGCAAACCGACGTGATCACTCGCAAGGGGGCCTGGTACAGCTACGACGGCGACAACATTGGCCAGGGCCGCGACAACACCGTGCAGCGCCTGATTGACGATGCTGCCTTTGCCGCCAGGGTAGAGGCCCAGGTGCGCGAAAAACTGGCTATCAATGGCGCACCGGTCGTGGTAGAAGACCCCGATGAAGCGGTTGGGGATGAGTTCGACGCCGCAGAACTATAA
- a CDS encoding tryptophan-rich sensory protein, which translates to MATPQTRSGSGLGLAIATVVAVVAAVVFNTLSNRFPPGGQNVGQISNTILAGVLITPANYAFAIWGIIYLGLLAYAIYQFHPERRQEPQLQRVNKLLIAACVAQTIWIWLFSVQQFGWSIVAMLGILIPLIGIYLTLNIGLDRQQPTRGYRVSRLRRWMAHIPFSLYLSWIAVATIVNVASALYATNWGGWGISAVTWTVAMIVVAAVLAEVVIYQRGDVAFALVFVWALVAIAVRQSDIPAIRWMALIGAGVLVFWLLLVKRGWPKRLE; encoded by the coding sequence ATGGCTACTCCCCAAACTCGTTCTGGTTCCGGGCTGGGCCTGGCCATTGCCACGGTGGTTGCCGTGGTGGCTGCTGTGGTGTTTAACACCCTCTCCAATCGCTTCCCGCCCGGGGGGCAAAACGTCGGTCAAATTTCCAATACCATTTTGGCGGGGGTGCTGATTACTCCGGCTAACTACGCCTTTGCCATCTGGGGCATCATTTACCTAGGCCTGTTGGCCTATGCCATTTACCAGTTTCATCCCGAGCGGCGGCAAGAGCCTCAGCTCCAGCGGGTCAACAAGCTGCTGATCGCGGCCTGCGTGGCTCAGACCATCTGGATTTGGCTATTTTCTGTGCAGCAGTTTGGCTGGTCTATTGTGGCCATGCTGGGCATTTTGATCCCCCTGATTGGTATTTACCTGACTCTAAACATTGGTCTGGATCGTCAGCAACCGACCCGGGGCTACCGCGTCTCTCGCCTGCGTCGCTGGATGGCGCACATTCCCTTTAGTCTCTACCTGAGCTGGATTGCGGTGGCCACCATTGTCAATGTGGCGTCGGCCCTCTACGCAACGAACTGGGGGGGCTGGGGAATATCGGCGGTCACCTGGACGGTAGCCATGATCGTCGTGGCCGCCGTCCTGGCGGAAGTGGTGATTTACCAGCGGGGCGATGTCGCCTTCGCCCTGGTGTTTGTGTGGGCTTTAGTGGCGATCGCCGTGCGCCAGAGCGATATCCCAGCTATTCGGTGGATGGCGCTGATCGGGGCGGGAGTGCTGGTGTTTTGGCTACTGCTGGTGAAACGGGGCTGGCCCAAGCGGTTGGAGTAG
- a CDS encoding CPBP family intramembrane glutamic endopeptidase — protein MTSKPDSTPSWLSLKRLFLVIVTALVGLVLVQSLLSSWNEPQVASQLQLYQTDLLLEGSAWKGAGLPEEQWPVLREGLLGKDPVANAQKQYEEVREGAVEAMARWRSQTPAAESLADGANAGKPLARRLQTALGQQRALIHRLDLRLGLMDAYQGRPAAALERWEQVRNSDTALAPTVRTADTLTRLWQGGEVLPEDEAWLGQHLNGWFKYRALDQLYGVEARADDRAQLQVQEQETAQAKLVKLALVGVVPSLGAITGVGLILWLVAQRVLRGGQSVLRQNAGRGWEIPWTGETVWQVLIVGFFFVGQILLPLVLGGLGFSSGSLSSRGRAIFSLVYYLLMAAGSLGVLWWSIRPYRPVPEDMFSLKPSRSGLLWGVGGYFVAVPLMFGVALLNQKIWQGQGGSNPLLQTVLEEQDGVALLVFFLTAAIAAPLFEEVLFRGFLLPSLTRYLSVGWAIALSAFIFAAAHLSLSEVLPLTLLGAILGFVYTRSRTLISPMVLHSAWNSATMLGLFILGG, from the coding sequence ATGACCTCTAAACCCGACTCAACCCCGTCCTGGCTTTCGCTTAAGCGCCTTTTTCTGGTCATTGTGACGGCCCTGGTGGGGCTAGTGCTGGTGCAGTCGCTGCTGAGCAGCTGGAATGAACCCCAGGTTGCGAGCCAGCTCCAGCTCTACCAGACCGATTTACTGCTGGAGGGCAGCGCCTGGAAGGGGGCAGGGCTCCCCGAGGAGCAGTGGCCTGTGCTGCGCGAAGGGTTGTTGGGTAAAGACCCCGTGGCCAATGCCCAAAAGCAGTACGAAGAGGTGCGCGAAGGGGCCGTTGAGGCTATGGCGCGCTGGCGATCGCAGACACCAGCTGCCGAGTCGCTGGCCGACGGGGCCAACGCGGGCAAACCCCTGGCTCGACGGCTGCAAACCGCCCTTGGCCAGCAGCGGGCGCTGATCCACCGCCTCGACCTGCGGCTGGGGCTGATGGATGCCTACCAGGGGCGGCCTGCCGCCGCCCTGGAACGCTGGGAGCAGGTGCGCAACAGCGATACGGCCTTGGCCCCCACGGTGCGCACCGCCGACACCCTGACGCGCCTCTGGCAGGGCGGCGAGGTGCTGCCCGAGGATGAAGCCTGGCTGGGGCAGCACCTCAACGGCTGGTTCAAATACCGCGCCCTCGACCAGCTCTACGGGGTGGAAGCCCGAGCGGACGATCGCGCCCAGCTCCAGGTTCAGGAGCAAGAGACGGCCCAGGCCAAACTGGTCAAGCTGGCCCTGGTGGGTGTGGTGCCGAGCCTGGGGGCGATCACTGGCGTAGGGTTGATTCTATGGCTGGTGGCCCAGCGGGTGCTGCGGGGTGGGCAGTCGGTGCTGCGCCAAAACGCCGGGCGCGGCTGGGAGATTCCCTGGACGGGTGAGACCGTCTGGCAGGTGCTGATCGTCGGGTTTTTCTTTGTGGGGCAAATTCTGCTGCCCCTGGTGCTGGGGGGGCTGGGCTTCAGCAGCGGCAGTCTCAGCAGCCGGGGGCGAGCAATATTTTCGCTGGTCTACTATCTGCTGATGGCGGCGGGGTCTCTGGGGGTGCTGTGGTGGTCGATTCGCCCGTACCGGCCGGTGCCTGAGGACATGTTTAGCCTGAAGCCGTCGCGCTCCGGGCTGCTGTGGGGGGTCGGGGGCTACTTTGTCGCCGTGCCGCTGATGTTTGGGGTGGCCCTGCTCAACCAAAAAATTTGGCAGGGGCAGGGGGGCAGCAACCCGCTGCTGCAAACGGTGCTCGAAGAGCAGGATGGCGTGGCGCTGCTGGTGTTCTTTCTGACGGCAGCGATCGCCGCTCCCCTGTTTGAAGAAGTGCTGTTTCGCGGCTTTTTGCTGCCCTCGTTGACCCGCTACCTGTCGGTGGGCTGGGCGATCGCCCTTAGCGCCTTCATCTTTGCCGCCGCCCACCTGAGCCTGTCGGAGGTGCTGCCCCTGACGCTGCTGGGGGCAATTTTGGGGTTTGTCTATACGCGATCGCGCACCCTGATTTCCCCCATGGTGCTCCACAGCGCCTGGAACAGCGCCACCATGCTGGGGCTGTTTATTCTGGGCGGCTAG
- the sbcD gene encoding exonuclease subunit SbcD, producing the protein MITLLHLSDIHMGSGFAHGRLNPDTGLNTRLEDFIAALTRCIDRALAEPVDLVLFGGDAFPDATPPPLVHQALARQFCRLSAAGIPTVLLVGNHDQHAQGLGGASLSIYRTLGVPEVVVGDRLETHRLETRSGPVQIVTLPWLTKSTLLTRPETEGLSMAQVNELLLDRLRVALEGEIRRLDPAIPAILLAHAMVDTATYGAERFLATGRGFNIPMAMLARPCFDYVALGHVHRHQVLCEQPLMIYPGSIERVDFSEEAEEKGYLLVRVEKNRTQAEFCPLPVRPFKTIQVDLTGVEHPQAGLERAIAKADITDAVVRCLYTLRTDQVDQIDQSALETVLAAAHTYTLQPELKAQTSRSRLPELGTDSTLDPLAALGTYLANREDLTDLAEAMLAAAAALMADETEVDLPLEPAAIDLDDLNSLALEETAQQLRLL; encoded by the coding sequence ATGATTACCCTCCTCCACCTGTCTGACATCCACATGGGCAGTGGGTTTGCCCACGGTCGCCTCAACCCCGACACCGGCCTCAACACCCGTCTAGAAGACTTCATTGCTGCCCTCACCCGCTGCATCGATCGCGCCCTGGCCGAACCGGTCGATCTGGTGCTGTTCGGCGGCGATGCCTTTCCCGATGCCACGCCGCCGCCCCTGGTGCACCAGGCCCTGGCCCGCCAGTTTTGCCGGCTGTCAGCGGCGGGCATTCCCACGGTGCTGCTGGTGGGCAACCACGACCAGCATGCCCAGGGGTTGGGGGGGGCTAGCCTGTCGATCTACAGAACCCTGGGCGTGCCGGAGGTGGTGGTGGGCGATCGCCTCGAAACCCATCGCCTCGAAACCCGCAGCGGCCCGGTGCAGATAGTTACCCTGCCCTGGCTGACCAAATCGACCCTGCTCACCCGTCCCGAAACCGAGGGGCTCTCCATGGCCCAGGTCAACGAGCTGTTGCTCGACCGCCTGCGGGTGGCCCTAGAGGGTGAAATTCGTCGCCTCGACCCCGCCATTCCCGCTATTTTGCTGGCCCACGCCATGGTAGACACCGCCACCTACGGGGCCGAGCGATTTTTGGCCACTGGTCGGGGCTTTAATATTCCCATGGCGATGCTGGCCCGCCCCTGCTTTGACTACGTGGCTCTGGGCCACGTGCACCGCCACCAGGTGCTCTGCGAACAGCCCCTGATGATCTACCCCGGCAGCATTGAGCGGGTTGACTTTAGCGAAGAAGCCGAAGAAAAAGGCTACCTGCTAGTTCGGGTGGAGAAGAACCGCACCCAGGCCGAGTTTTGCCCCCTGCCCGTGCGCCCGTTCAAAACTATTCAGGTCGATCTCACCGGGGTAGAGCATCCCCAGGCCGGGCTGGAGCGGGCGATCGCCAAGGCCGACATCACCGACGCCGTGGTGCGCTGCCTCTACACCCTGCGCACCGACCAGGTCGATCAGATCGATCAGTCTGCCCTGGAGACGGTTTTGGCCGCCGCCCACACCTACACCCTTCAGCCCGAGCTGAAGGCCCAAACCAGCCGCAGCCGTCTGCCCGAACTGGGCACCGACAGCACCCTCGATCCACTGGCGGCCCTGGGCACCTACCTGGCCAACCGTGAAGACCTCACCGACCTGGCCGAGGCCATGCTGGCCGCCGCCGCCGCCCTGATGGCCGATGAAACCGAGGTTGACCTGCCCCTTGAGCCCGCCGCTATCGACCTAGACGACCTCAACAGCCTGGCGCTCGAAGAGACCGCCCAGCAGCTGCGCCTGCTCTAA